One window from the genome of Macaca fascicularis isolate 582-1 chromosome 7, T2T-MFA8v1.1 encodes:
- the BDKRB1 gene encoding B1 bradykinin receptor — translation MASWPPLELQSSNQSQLFPQNATACDNAPEAWDLLHRVLPTFIISICSFGLLGNLFVLLVFLLPRRRLNVAEIYLANLAASDLVFVLGLPFWAENIWNQFNWPFGALLCRVINGIIKANLFISIFLVVAISQDRYCVLVHPMASRRRQRRRQARVTCVLIWVVGGLLSIPTFLLRSIQAVPDLNITACILLLPHEAWHFARIVELNILAFLLPLAAIIFFNYHILASLRGREEVSRTRCGGSKDSKTTALILTLVVVFLVCWAPYHFFAFLEFLFQVQAVRGCFWEDFIDLGLQLANFLAFTNSSLNPVIYVFAGRLFRTKVWELYKQCTPKSLAPISSSHRKEIFQLFWRN, via the coding sequence ATGGCATCCTGGCCCCCTCTAGAGCTCCAGTCCTCCAACCAGAGCCAGCTGTTCCCTCAAAATGCTACAGCCTGTGACAATGCTCCAGAAGCCTGGGACCTGCTGCACAGAGTGCTGCCGACATTTATCATCTCCATCTGTTCCTTCGGCCTCCTAGGGAACCTTTTCGTCCTGTTGGTCTTCCTCCTGCCCAGGCGGCGACTGAACGTGGCAGAAATCTACCTGGCCAACCTGGCGGCCTCTGATCTGGTGTTTGTCTTGGGTTTGCCTTTCTGGGCAGAGAACATTTGGAACCAGTTTAACTGGCCTTTCGGAGCCCTCCTCTGCCGTGTCATCAACGGCATCATCAAGGCTAATTTGTTCATCAGCATCTTCCTGGTGGTGGCCATCAGCCAGGACCGCTACTGCGTGCTGGTGCACCCTATGGCCAGCCGGAGGCGGCAGCGGCGGAGGCAGGCCCGGGTCACCTGCGTGCTCATCTGGGTTGTGGGGGGCCTCTTGAGCATCCCCACATTCCTGCTGCGATCCATCCAAGCCGTCCCAGATCTGAACATCACCGCCTGCATCCTGCTCCTCCCGCATGAGGCCTGGCACTTTGCGAGGATTGTGGAGTTAAATATTCTGGCTTTCCTCCTACCACTGGCTGCGATCATCTTCTTCAACTACCACATCTTGGCCTCCCTGCGAGGGCGGGAGGAGGTCAGCAGGACAAGGTGCGGGGGCAGCAAGGATAGCAAGACCACAGCGCTGATCCTCACGCTCGTGGTGGTCTTCCTGGTCTGCTGGGCCCCTTACCACTTCTTTGCCTTCCTGGAATTCTTATTCCAGGTGCAAGCAGTCCGAGGCTGCTTTTGGGAGGACTTCATTGACCTGGGCCTGCAACTGGCCAACTTCTTGGCCTTCACCAACAGCTCCCTGAATCCAGTCATTTATGTCTTTGCGGGCCGGCTCTTCAGGACCAAGGTCTGGGAACTTTATAAACAATGCACCCCTAAAAGTCTTGCTCCAATATCTTCATCCCACAGGAAAGAAATCTTCCAACTTTTCTGGCGGAATTAA